Proteins encoded by one window of Methanothermobacter sp. K4:
- the radA gene encoding DNA repair and recombination protein RadA, giving the protein MVELEDLPNVGAKTAQKLRDAGFGDMMRLATATAKELSVKAEIGEGVAEKVIEAARRAEKIDFETAFDVMERRKDVGRITTGSKALDELIGGGIETQAITEVFGEFGSGKSQLSHELAVTVQLPEEMGGLDAEAVFIDTENTFRPERIEQIANAFELDLEEVLNKIHIARAFNSSHQILMAEKVNELIQEGKNIRLVIVDSLTAHFRAEYVGREALATRQQKLNQHLHTLQNIANTYNAAVFVTNQVQARPDAFFGSPTKAIGGHVLGHAATYRLWLKKGLAGKRIARLVDSPHLPEGECVFKITEAGIVD; this is encoded by the coding sequence ATGGTTGAACTGGAAGATCTACCAAATGTAGGGGCCAAAACGGCACAGAAACTAAGGGACGCAGGATTCGGGGACATGATGCGTCTTGCCACAGCCACCGCCAAGGAACTCTCTGTGAAGGCGGAAATTGGCGAGGGAGTGGCTGAAAAGGTGATAGAGGCTGCTAGAAGGGCTGAGAAGATAGACTTTGAAACAGCCTTTGATGTGATGGAACGCCGAAAGGACGTGGGCCGAATAACAACAGGGAGCAAGGCCCTGGATGAACTAATAGGCGGCGGGATTGAAACACAGGCAATAACCGAGGTTTTCGGAGAGTTCGGTTCAGGTAAGAGCCAGCTATCCCATGAACTTGCAGTGACTGTGCAGCTGCCGGAGGAGATGGGAGGACTGGATGCCGAGGCAGTTTTCATAGATACAGAGAACACATTCCGTCCAGAAAGGATAGAGCAGATAGCCAACGCCTTTGAACTTGACCTTGAGGAGGTTCTAAATAAGATACACATTGCAAGGGCATTCAACTCAAGTCACCAGATACTCATGGCAGAGAAGGTGAATGAGCTCATACAGGAGGGTAAGAACATACGCCTCGTAATTGTGGACTCCCTCACAGCCCACTTCAGGGCGGAGTATGTTGGGAGGGAGGCCCTGGCAACAAGGCAGCAGAAGCTCAACCAGCACCTCCACACCCTCCAGAACATAGCAAACACCTACAATGCAGCTGTCTTTGTAACAAACCAGGTTCAGGCAAGACCCGACGCCTTCTTTGGAAGCCCCACAAAGGCGATAGGAGGACACGTCCTGGGCCATGCAGCCACCTACCGCCTCTGGCTCAAGAAGGGACTTGCAGGTAAGAGGATAGCAAGACTTGTTGACAGCCCCCACCTCCCGGAGGGTGAGTGTGTCTTCAAGATAACAGAAGCTGGTATCGTTGACTAA
- a CDS encoding OB-fold nucleic acid binding domain-containing protein: MKEELKREYERIKDRMSLEEFQELIEKRKEEYGDVGFMDDVAIATTVVDEILRDENTMLSEKEEHRMDTISKLEEGAEAPVTGRVMKISSPRTFTTRKGREGKLANVIIADNTGELRTVFWTENMKLLKKFSEGDVIRIRDVRIRGGFGGRKEAHLMPRSRVEVLDPADFPDFPEYREEITPIADLAEDQEVNVIARITGISRVRTFERDGREGRFLSLEIMDETGSTTYTIWNNDVSLVEELGLKEGDAVKILGAQTRRRDDNVTLTHTSLTRIVPGEYDVPEYSEKVVKIGDLHEMESATVMGLVTRVHDPVEFERNDGTTGSVRSIEITDDTGSARVTLWDDDTRIRINKGDIVRISGARVEFDEFNQSYRINTNFNTRITVNPESDGSLLKVLEEYREHLRPLKIAEILEMEDEGEEVDVAGRIFSLSDPREFERQDGTGIVRSMELADETGRIRVSLWDEKAEKPLNVGDAVRIENARIRLGLYSVELNTGRTTRIVEPLPEDIEDLPSFEELEEMLYTTKKIDELEEDDRNIRIIARVVDLFDPREFQRGDGTPGLVRTVEFADDTGSIRASLWDDAAEKPLSIGDAVRIENPRVIYRDDMGGERLELSIGRNSRIEPATERDISVLPSFEELQEILYPHVNIEDLQEDSRNVMIKGELTEMAGRRILSIKCPSCNERLELSDENICNFCGALVDEPRYLLMIPGRIMDDTGEVLITFFGREAEKILGMSTREVVDIINQSADESALEERVEDLNGVTVEVIGNADFDEYNEEPRFIPRKVVKVEL, encoded by the coding sequence ATGAAGGAAGAACTTAAGAGGGAATATGAGAGGATTAAGGACAGAATGTCCCTTGAGGAATTTCAGGAGCTAATAGAGAAAAGAAAAGAGGAATATGGGGACGTAGGATTCATGGATGATGTTGCAATTGCAACCACGGTCGTTGATGAGATCCTCAGGGATGAAAATACGATGCTATCAGAAAAGGAAGAGCACAGGATGGATACCATATCCAAACTTGAGGAGGGTGCAGAGGCGCCGGTGACAGGTAGGGTCATGAAAATATCAAGCCCCAGGACCTTCACCACAAGGAAGGGAAGAGAGGGAAAACTTGCCAATGTGATCATCGCAGATAACACAGGTGAACTTCGAACTGTTTTCTGGACAGAGAACATGAAGCTCCTCAAAAAATTCAGTGAGGGCGATGTAATCAGGATAAGGGATGTTAGAATAAGGGGCGGGTTTGGAGGCAGAAAGGAGGCACATCTCATGCCAAGGTCAAGGGTTGAGGTCCTTGACCCTGCGGATTTCCCGGACTTTCCAGAATACAGGGAGGAGATAACCCCTATCGCTGACCTTGCAGAGGACCAGGAGGTCAACGTCATTGCAAGGATAACAGGCATATCCCGGGTGAGGACCTTTGAGAGGGATGGCCGTGAGGGAAGGTTCCTTTCACTTGAAATAATGGATGAAACCGGTTCAACCACATACACCATATGGAACAACGACGTCAGCCTTGTGGAGGAGCTTGGCCTTAAGGAGGGAGATGCGGTTAAAATACTGGGGGCCCAGACAAGGAGAAGGGATGATAATGTAACACTCACACACACCAGTCTGACCAGGATCGTGCCGGGCGAATATGATGTCCCGGAGTACAGTGAGAAGGTGGTTAAGATAGGGGACCTCCATGAAATGGAGAGTGCAACCGTAATGGGCCTCGTAACAAGGGTTCATGACCCTGTGGAATTTGAAAGGAATGATGGAACAACAGGCTCTGTAAGATCCATTGAGATTACAGATGATACCGGCTCTGCAAGGGTGACACTCTGGGATGATGACACCCGCATAAGGATCAACAAGGGGGACATTGTCAGGATATCCGGTGCAAGGGTTGAATTTGATGAGTTCAACCAGTCATACCGCATAAACACAAACTTCAACACCCGAATTACCGTCAACCCCGAATCTGATGGTTCGCTCCTTAAGGTCCTTGAGGAGTACAGGGAGCATCTTAGACCCCTCAAGATAGCCGAGATACTTGAAATGGAGGATGAGGGTGAGGAGGTTGATGTTGCAGGCAGGATATTCAGCCTCAGCGACCCCAGGGAATTTGAGAGGCAGGATGGAACCGGAATAGTGAGGTCAATGGAACTTGCAGATGAGACCGGCAGGATAAGGGTCAGCCTCTGGGACGAGAAGGCAGAAAAACCCCTGAATGTGGGGGATGCGGTGAGAATAGAGAATGCACGAATAAGGCTGGGCCTTTACAGCGTGGAACTCAACACAGGAAGAACAACCAGGATAGTTGAGCCCCTCCCAGAGGATATTGAGGATCTTCCCTCCTTTGAGGAGCTTGAGGAGATGCTCTACACCACAAAGAAGATCGATGAACTTGAGGAGGACGACAGGAACATAAGGATAATTGCAAGGGTGGTTGATCTCTTTGATCCCAGGGAGTTCCAGAGGGGTGACGGGACACCCGGCCTTGTGAGAACCGTGGAATTTGCTGATGACACAGGATCCATAAGGGCAAGCCTCTGGGATGATGCTGCGGAGAAACCACTGAGCATCGGAGATGCAGTGAGAATAGAAAACCCCCGCGTAATCTACAGGGATGATATGGGCGGAGAGAGACTTGAACTCAGCATAGGAAGAAATTCAAGGATTGAACCGGCAACTGAAAGGGATATCAGCGTGTTACCATCATTTGAGGAGCTCCAGGAGATCCTCTATCCACATGTAAACATTGAGGACCTTCAGGAGGATTCGAGAAATGTCATGATAAAGGGTGAACTCACAGAAATGGCAGGGAGGAGAATTCTGTCCATAAAGTGCCCATCGTGCAATGAGAGGCTTGAGCTCTCTGACGAGAACATCTGTAACTTCTGCGGCGCCCTTGTGGACGAGCCCCGATACCTCCTGATGATCCCGGGGAGGATCATGGATGATACCGGTGAGGTACTCATAACCTTCTTTGGAAGGGAGGCTGAAAAAATCCTGGGGATGTCCACAAGGGAGGTGGTGGATATCATAAACCAGTCTGCAGATGAATCGGCCCTTGAGGAGAGGGTTGAGGACCTTAACGGTGTCACTGTAGAGGTTATTGGAAACGCGGATTTTGATGAATACAATGAGGAACCAAGGTTTATACCCAGAAAGGTTGTGAAGGTTGAACTTTAA